A window of the Plasmodium vivax chromosome 12, whole genome shotgun sequence genome harbors these coding sequences:
- a CDS encoding poly(A)-specific ribonuclease, putative (encoded by transcript PVX_118315A) has protein sequence MMSNVANYFFKNFVLKEKNAILKCGMLKRRYSKITSVNVNNWNDIHREIIHKIHDSDFVSIDVEYTGLHLKDERYISIDSSYEAHCYGAKSFFPCQIGITVARKNDTVEKEKRVADGGGKKEKEQLRKMNIHNIKVSRQGNEQVDHKYCLKGNQEWDISPYCIYVFPKENKYFSVSTTTLIFLKENNFDFNEWICNGVGYLTPPEEEEKKKNIFEKIDELKNLMNKCNTKTGDAKDKELDDRKKKVDVEKIIQEIENYKIVDDEDKEAVIEIIRKIGIWLTRGDMPHPEGRFTHGEGDKTKSLEKTNCADGRSLHRSEDVGEPHSNHINATFQRDGSNGGNCNGVYTDYVHGGGRREEESATFRGSTSGLTESESNGHVTSAHLNSGDIPLDCKHVGSSLGELNQGEVVRMDFPPRAKPNDDPSDCPLYIEIENPYLRLLAHTLITKYFSGIFCISVKVNDKKHLAVYRTERDSYKEQIRALELEIEKINQTVGVRLLFDEIIKNKKIIIGHNCFYDILHIYQTFYHELPNSISLFKNKWTELFPYTFDTKYLNETNEYLYALNGPATLKGLCEYMASLISASNDFDFVFNFTNGHSDLPQCFIPLVKLGDQPSDAVGDFLGTTERCASIDAKEEAKRRADNEHPIRWDVEEENMHPDETVLALPQGKRHDCQANAKTSDEHNAGYDSLLTCLLFIFQCHYILRKNDMMWKNIYFSKTKSTNESVKSFFDIFLSMCNKIKIVKTQPNVVSLTSAENYEMARHFYMYDYPSYFKKWEIMKIWSPIWISLSKVDDQSCWIIAKSDDDAKNIKMIYKMLQNPQFKLCTYEEYLNKFKSK, from the coding sequence ATGATGTCAAATGTAGCgaattatttctttaaaaatttcgttttaaaagagaaaaatgcaaTCCTGAAATGTGGTATGTTGAAAAGAAGGTACTCCAAGATTACAAGTGTCAATGTGAATAACTGGAATGACATTCACAGGGAGATAATTCACAAAATCCATGACAGCGATTTCGTTTCGATTGACGTGGAGTACACAGGGCTGCATCTAAAGGATGAGAGGTACATATCTATTGATTCCAGTTATGAAGCCCATTGTTATGGAGccaaatcttttttcccttgccAAATTGGAATCACCGTGGCGAGGAAGAATGACACagtggagaaggagaaacgAGTAGCAgacggaggggggaaaaaagaaaaggaacaacTTCGTAAGATGAATATACACAATATTAAAGTTTCAAGACAAGGGAATGAACAAGTAGACCACAAGTACTGCTTAAAGGGTAACCAAGAGTGGGACATATCACCCTACTgcatttatgtttttccaAAGGAAAATAAGTACTTCAGTGTATCCACAACTACTCTCATTTtcttaaaggaaaataatttcgaTTTTAACGAGTGGATTTGTAATGGTGTTGGTTATTTAACGCCacctgaagaggaagaaaagaaaaaaaatatcttcgAAAAAATCGACGAgctaaaaaatttgatgaaTAAATGTAACACTAAAACGGGGGATGCCAAAGACAAAGAATTGGatgacagaaaaaaaaaagtagatgTAGAGAAAATCATTCAAGAgatagaaaattataaaattgtggACGACGAGGATAAGGAAGCCGTGATTGAGATAATAAGGAAGATTGGGATTTGGCTCACTCGCGGGGATATGCCCCATCCTGAGGGGAGGTTCACTCACGGAGAAGGGGATAAAACAAAATCGCTGGAGAAGACCAACTGTGCAGATGGGAGATCATTACACCGGTCGGAAGATGTGGGGGAGCCCCATTCGAATCACATCAATGCAACCTTTCAACGAGATGGCAGCAACGGGGGGAATTGCAACGGTGTGTACACGGATTACGTCCATGGAGGGGGGCGGCGTGAAGAAGAAAGTGCCACGTTCAGGGGAAGCACTTCCGGTTTGACAGAATCTGAAAGTAATGGCCATGTTACTTCTGCCCATCTAAACAGTGGTGATATCCCATTGGACTGTAAGCATGTAGGCTCATCCCTCGGTGAGTTAAACCAAGGGGAGGTAGTTAGGATGGACTTCCCACCCAGGGCAAAGCCAAACGATGATCCATCGGATTGTCCCCTATACATAGAAATAGAGAACCCGTACCTGCGGTTACTTGCGCATACGTTAATAACGAAATATTTCAGCGGCATTTTCTGCATATCCGTTAAGGTGAATGATAAGAAGCATTTGGCCGTCTATCGAACGGAAAGGGATTCGTACAAGGAACAAATTAGGGCACTAGAATTGGAGATAGAGAAAATAAACCAAACAGTTGGAGTGAGGTTGCTATTtgatgaaattataaaaaataaaaaaatcatcattGGCCATAATTGCTTTTATGACATCCTACACATTTATCAGACCTTCTATCATGAGCTGCCAAATTCGATTAGCCTTTTTAAGAATAAATGGACTGAATTATTTCCCTACACATTTGATACTAAGTACTTGAACGAAACgaatgaatatttatatgcgcTGAATGGCCCTGCAACTTTGAAGGGGTTATGTGAGTACATGGCTTCCCTAATTTCGGCCAGCAACGATTtcgattttgtttttaattttacgaATGGCCATTCGGACCTCCCTCAGTGTTTTATCCCACTTGTAAAGTTGGGGGATCAACCAAGTGATGCAGTGGGTGATTTTCTTGGCACCACAGAGAGGTGCGCTTCCATCGATGCGaaagaagaggcaaaaagACGCGCAGATAATGAACATCCTATCCGTTGGGatgtagaagaagaaaatatgcATCCCGATGAAACAGTATTAGCGCTCCCCCAAGGAAAACGCCACGACTGTCAGGCAAACGCCAAAACGAGTGACGAACACAACGCAGGTTATGATAGCCTCCTAACATGCctgcttttcattttccagTGCCACtacattttgagaaaaaatgatatgaTGTGGAAAAACATCTACTTTAGTAAAACCAAAAGCACGAACGAAAGCGTGAAATCcttttttgacatttttttaagtatgtgtaataaaataaagattGTAAAAACGCAGCCGAATGTGGTGTCGCTCACTAGTGCGGAAAACTACGAAATGGCGAgacatttttacatgtatgATTATCCGagctattttaaaaaatgggagattATGAAAATTTGGTCCCCTATTTGGATCTCTCTAAGTAAGGTAGATGACCAGTCGTGCTGGATAATAGCCAAAAGTGACGACGACGCGAAAAACATTAAGATGATATATAAGATGCTGCAGAACCCGCAGTTTAAGCTGTGCACCTACGAGGAGTACCTAAACAAGTTTAAGTCCAAGTAG
- a CDS encoding WD domain, G-beta repeat domain containing protein (encoded by transcript PVX_118320A), producing the protein MNDSDTKKFRNISEKVQGKYTPVIKFGGTNKYINRNYTNDSDATNGISFTGDEFNSKSVDIYYDNKYGVNRVCFSPQGKYVAGCGTNGIIYVYDLYENKLLTKICTKIDNIRDLTISDNDKYIYACGDNKIIEIFDLYESKKKVFNDDVARYVDVSIPSIIKSQNGKREDCAVGRSGHNGGSDETGQGQLPLKGGRRNPLDNIYAPWMKVKHRDFTHNKVVYVPVYNYSDLIKSNINMVDLNCIKMRKVNPVINKSLFIIKDSHECSTSCLAVPNVSTFLVYSGGGDGLLKIWDIRMNMFTLHKKGNNKKGTSNVIFLDNKNPYASICSHEDILTSINFNNTIDHEGAYKMRRAERKREMRARERRQRAANGNNSQMEKEPHSGKTEQSASFENEKLFLDDEGNNSSFSSSCSSVSYSSITFNLTRNKFNNILMTSGYDGYIRLYDINNNIIKSFYDEEKSITHCMFSYNNKYIISTNKSKYAKIFDFIYMNNKKNAKNMVTYLSNYQSYHLNKPSGDNPEGEDDNEYGNCAKLYDDNFSKDIYSDKEFQPCNIKNIYEDKELEERIKLVNELNRKISKEDKKKAAGEGANKVANQVANQVANQVANGVDNGVEHESDGTYSNTDSSVFDENTIKTNTFYEHVNKKLEPTWSLFLDNMKYMNLIPYDELNESLRRNHEYVKAHYKKLNHSSGKSNYNQGEANSAKQIYHPGKDEKEHMLYYEMSDIINNETDIPNFYSCVAGDKCIIPSVDTYAHVYDIYTGFHVNTISNLYLPNYHHNDSSYFDSSSTHQPFFKKRHLSFLTSADTYPKNQNIIATSNGYPDGSIVLWVFAPF; encoded by the exons ATGAACGATAGCGACACTAAAAAATTCAGGAACATAAGCGAAAAGGTCCAGGGGAAGTACACCCCAGTTATAAAGTTCGGGGGAACGAATAAATACATCAATAGAAATTACACAAATGATTCCG ATGCCACAAATGGTATAAGTTTTACCGGAGATGAATTCAACTCAAAGAGCGTAGACATATACTATGATAACAAGTACGGGGTCAACCgagtgtgcttctccccccaagGGAAGTACGTAGCAGGGTGTGGAACAAACGGAATAATTTACGTATACGATTTGTATGAAAATAAACTGCTgacaaaaatttgcacaaagATTGACAACATAAGGGACTTAACAATAAGCGATAATGATAAGTATATATACGCCTGTGgtgataataaaattatagaaatatTTGATCTGTACGAAAGTAAGAAGAAGGTCTTTAACGATGACGTTGCGAGGTATGTGGACGTTTCCATCCCGAGCATAATTAAgagtcaaaatgggaaaagggaagattGCGCTGTAGGGAGAAGTGGGCACAATGGCGGGAGTGACGAAACGGGGCAGGGACAACTGCCcctgaaggggggaagaaggaaccCACTCGATAATATCTACGCCCCATGGATGAAGGTTAAGCATAGGGATTTTACCCACAATAAAGTTGTGTACGTCCCAGTATATAACTACAGCGATTTGATCAAAAGCAACATCAATATGGTAGACTTAAATTGCATTAAAATGAGGAAAGTAAATCCAGTTATTAATAAGTCcctatttattattaaagaTTCACATGAGTGCAGCACCTCCTGTTTGGCAGTGCCAAATGTAAGCACCTTCTTAGTGTACTCAGGGGGAGGGGATGggttgttaaaaatatgggACATCAGAATGAATATGTTTACACTACATAAGAAAGGAAACAATAAAAAGGGTACATCCAATGTCATATTTTTAGATAATAAAAATCCGTATGCTTCTATATGCTCACATGAGGACATCCTGACCAGCATCAATTTTAACAACACGATTGACCATGAAGGTGCGTATAAAATGAGGAGGGCAGAAAGGAAGAGAGAGATGAGAGCCAGGGAGAGGAGGCAACGTGCAGCTAATGGGAACAActcccaaatggaaaaggaaccACACAGTGGGAAGACTGAACAATCGGCCAGCTTCGAAAATGAGAAGCTTTTCTTGGACGATGAGGGTAACAACTcgtccttttcctcctcgtgTTCTTCCGTGTCCTACTCGTCCATCACCTTTAACCTGACgagaaacaaatttaataacATCCTGATGACAAGCGGGTACGACGGGTACATTCGCCTGTACGACAttaacaataatattattaagtCCTTTTATGATGAGGAGAAAAGCATCACGCACTGTATGTTCAGCTATAACAacaaatatatcattagCACGAACAAGTCCAAATACGCAAAAATTTTTGACTTTATCTACATGAATAATAAGAAGAACGCAAAAAATATGGTGACGTACCTTTCGAACTACCAATCTTACCATTTGAACAAGCCCAGTGGAGATAACCCTGAGGGGGAGGATGACAATGAGTATGGCAACTGCGCCAAGCTGTACGATGACAACTTTTCGAAAGACATATACAGCGATAAGGAATTCCAGCCCTgcaacattaaaaatatatatgaagatAAAGAACTGGAGGAAAGGATAAAACTGGTTAACGAGTTAAACAGGAAAATAAGCAAAGAGGATAAGAAGAAAGCCGCGGGCGAGGGGGCAAACAAAGTAGCAAACCAAGTAGCAAACCAGGTAGCAAACCAAGTAGCAAACGGGGTGGATAACGGAGTGGAACACGAATCAGATGGCACCTACTCAAACACAGACTCCAGCGTCTTTGATGAAAATACCATAAAAACGAACACCTTTTACGAACatgttaataaaaagttGGAGCCCACGTGGTCCCTCTTTCTGGACAACATGAAATATATGAATCTCATCCCGTACGATGAGCTAAACGAAAGTCTGCGGAGAAACCACGAGTATGTCAAGGcgcattataaaaaattgaaccaTAGTAGTGGTAAAAGCAATTACAACCAGGGGGAGGCAAACTCGGCAAAACAAATCTACCACCCGGGAAAGGACGAAAAGGAACACATGCTGTACTACGAAATGTCagatattataaataacgAAACGGATATTCCTAATTTTTATTCCTGCGTAGCGGGGGATAAGTGCATCATCCCGTCAGTCGacacgtatgcacatgtgtatgacATATACACAGGTTTTCATGTTAACACAATAAGTAATCTGTACCTGCCAAACTATCATCATAATGATAGCTCCTATTTTGACTCGAGCAGCACACACCagccatttttcaaaaagaggcatttgtcttttttaaCAAGTGCCGACACGTACCCGAAGAACCAGAATATCATTGCAACGTCGAATGGGTACCCGGATGGCTCCATTGTCCTTTGGGTTTTTGCCCCCTTCTAG
- a CDS encoding U6 snRNA-associated Sm-like protein LSm5, putative (encoded by transcript PVX_118325A), with product MATVSGSETFLPLALMDKCIGSKIWVMLKGDKEIVGKLVGFDEYVNMVLEDVTEYTYVNNVKKVNKIKKLLLNGLNITIMVPGGVPVNYYDYEEKLEENIA from the exons ATGGCGACAGTCAGTGGGTCAGAAACGTTTTTGCCTCTTGCCCTCATGGATAAGTGCATAG GCAGCAAAATATGGGTGATGCTGAAGGGTGACAAAGAAATAGTTGGAAAGCTCGTCGGATTTGATGAATACGTGAATATg gtaCTAGAAGATGTCACGGAATACACTTACGTGAACAACGTTAAAAAggtgaataaaataaaaaagttgctGCTGAACGGTTTGAACATAACAATAATGGTCCCAGGAGGTGTCCCGGTTAATTACTACGATTATGAAGAAAAGCTGGAGGAAAACATCGCATGa
- a CDS encoding hypothetical protein, conserved (encoded by transcript PVX_118330A) yields the protein MRKLLKAAIADVSKITCDDAAKLPIPFKENLKSLIIKNIDKFENEEILKIIEKYNGNNGNDRKILKSSYDVFKNNIHRYSFDQINRILRLYTASQVYDNQFNVSTLGYLIKRLNAMPASIAVNVFHNLVKAGLREHRSIEPIIDHFKKNLDEYNTLDLTIILSSLTMLQEDIIANLANWGVNENSHSPKVKNSPACTSNYNEIIASILNKIKNDEHIHNNLSVVNSILILNMISRLNVNNYEIFKFFTKKFYKNLKERDVEPHHLTLLLNAFAKCNININILKYIIKYMNNDHFVNQLSYVNITNAVHYMAKFNHKNKFFLNRLKDKVIEIVDTIPQREFSNIMWSLSKLKVKDDTFYFVSLQKVKKIIPSMDMMSVAQVLDALRRRNLPSEVSFLDKLLDPQVVKNDTCDLPNKHQEFQKRNKAVTNESAESADEKEGAQRGGNPEVEVNCESPQLGKDNHAVLNNTPVQSAHPEQRTEELPPSKVHNLCHVPIELEKDVTDLLIQKYLENIERCSLHVLTQVPFCCLQLNCTNYDVYHKSLEVLRRKKKNMGTLNLIYARYFIRILIEKQEDNFQKLPRSVKQFAREIMNSDSS from the exons atgaggaaacTCCTGAAAGCCGCCATTGCCGATGTGAGCAAAATAACTTGTGACGATGCCGCGAAGTTGCCCATCCCATTTAAGGAAAACTTAAAATCactaattataaaaaatatagacaaatttgaaaatgaagaaattttgaaaataatagaaaagtACAATGGAAACAATGGCAACGACAGGAAAATCCTAAAAAGCAGTTAcgacgtttttaaaaacaatatacACCGATACTCCTTTGACCAAATTAATAGAATACTGAGGTTGTACACTGCCTCTCAAGTGTATGACAACCAGTTTAATGTGTCGACCCTTGGTTACCTAATTAAGAGGCTGAACGCGATGCCCGCTAGCATAGCCGTGAACGTATTTCATA ATTTGGTGAAAGCCGGTCTAAGAGAGCACAGAAGCATTGAGCCAATTATAGaccattttaagaaaaaccTAGATGAGTACAATACCCTAGATTTGACAATTATTTTAAGTTCGTTAACCATGTTGCAGGAGGATATTATAGCGAACCTTGCAAATTGGGGAGTGAACGAAAATTCGCACAGCCCAAAGGTGAAGAACTCTCCAGCATGCACCTCTAATTACAACGAAATAATCGCGTCCATactgaataaaataaaaaatgatgaacacATTCACAACAATTTGAGCGTGGTAAATTCCATCTTAATACTAAACATGATTAGCCGATTAAATGTTAACAATtacgaaatttttaaattttttacaaaaaagttttataaaaatttaaaggaaAGGGATGTAGAACCACACCACCTAACCCTGCTGCTGAACGCATTTGCAAAGTGcaacataaatattaacattctcaaatatataattaaatacatGAACAATgaccattttgttaatcaGCTGTCCTACGTAAACATCACAAATGCAGTTCACTACATGGCCAAATTTaaccataaaaataaattttttttaaaccgaCTGAAGGATAAAGTGATCGAAATTGTTGACACAATTCCGCAACGGGAATTCAGCAACATCATGTGGTCTTTATCTAAGTTAAAAGTTAAAGAtgatactttttattttgtttctctCCAGAAGGTTAAGAAAATAATCCCCTCGATGGACATGATGTCAGTCGCCCAAGTGTTAGATGCACTACGGCGAAGGAATCTACCCAGTGAGGTGTCATTTTTAGACAAACTGCTCGATCCCCAGGTGGTTAAAAACGACACATGTGATTTGCCCAACAAGCATCAAGAATTTCAGAAGCGTAACAAAGCAGTGACGAATGAGAGCGCAGAATCAGCGGACGAAAAGGAAGGCGCACAAAGAGGTGGCAATCCAGAAGTAGAAGTAAATTGTGAATCCCCCCAGCTGGGGAAGGATAATCATGCGGTATTGAATAACACACCTGTGCAAAGTGCCCACCCGGAGCAAAGAACGGAGGAGCTGCCCCCAAGTAAGGTTCACAATCTTTGCCATGTTCCCATCGAATTAGAAAAAGATGTCACCGATTTgttaatacaaaaatatttggaaaatataGAGCGCTGCTCACTGCATGTGTTGACGCAGGTCCCCTTTTGCTGCCTCCAACTGAACTGCACCAATTACGACGTTTATCACAAATCTCTTGAAGTTCtgaggcggaaaaaaaaaaatatgggcaccttaaatttaatatatgcaAGGTACTTCATAAGGATTCTCATAGAAAAACAAGAGGACAATTTCCAAAAATTGCCTCGCTCGGTTAAGCAGTTCGCCAGGGAAATCATGAACTCGGATAGCTCTTAG
- a CDS encoding hypothetical protein, conserved (encoded by transcript PVX_118335A) produces the protein MFNVFSAAFLDNNSNNFNNGNKPINSNINKGNNLARSISTNVNNENDRSKNLPLKDRLATVRNAQNILNKKNLNKPDETNNSGNSKGGENASGSAVNNGGNANHGEKSAASSSNAHLSENAANAANAANDGSKAAPSAVENHLSKFKNYSSVVNEKQNEEVEKKLKKRKRRRKHVILMERMKQKEKDKKRLKEMGSHENNDEDDEEEGEEDEHEERTTQKVAGRRGRPSKRSQNKLQQKVHQEEEDEEGEDNDEGDEDDEKEGKHNRRSKGADAKYSKKFSNSGDSRGGKTYMDNTPTFRRNTNDNNEGGMKPKRKRRKKKEMEEYRARLLKEKMQQQNSLSSVLTKTNSFNNHNNANNSNANNSSHNNSNNNSNNNENNAQGEVKVKRRRGRPKLSEVAAMNNANDKSKQNDIRKYYSKNSDHQSMNRGDGGAENEEENKNVLKLINTSIQENNSFMKKSPTEIIELEKIYKNNIKKGVTCIPLNYQSRGGGMALILIGTQTTYGPVKNTYGFMTFLILDCDSNNFFIDTGMKSNAIECEKHMQLLISPGDMYMFKNQSQEVEVRLLLIVCNRMNEPFDAKLHIKDPEINVHK, from the coding sequence atgtttaacgTGTTTTCGGCAGCCTTTTTAGACAATAACTCCAACAATTTTAACAACGGTAATAAGCCCATTAACAgcaatataaataaaggTAACAACTTAGCGAGGTCTATTTCGACCAACGTAAATAACGAAAATGATAGAAGCAAAAATTTGCCATTAAAAGATAGACTGGCCACAGTGAGAAATGCCCAAAACATTTTGAacaaaaagaatttaaataAGCCGGATGAAACGAACAACAGCGGAAACAGTAAGGGGGGTGAAAATGCCAGTGGCAGCGCAGTCAACAACGGCGGAAATGCGAACCATGGGGAGAAAAGCGCCGCCAGCAGTAGCAACGCCCATTTAAGCGAAAATGCAGCAAATGCAGCGAATGCGGCGAATGACGGGAGTAAAGCAGCCCCGTCCGCTGTGGAGAACCATTTaagcaaatttaaaaactatTCCAGTGTcgtaaatgaaaaacaaaatgaagaagtggagaaaaaattaaaaaaaagaaaacgaaggAGGAAACATGTCATATTAATGGAAAGAATGAAGCAGAAagagaaggacaaaaaaagacTCAAAGAAATGGGCAGTCACGAAAACAATGATGAAgatgacgaagaagaaggagaggaagacgaaCATGAAGAGCGAACCACGCAGAAAGTGGCAGGAAGACGTGGCAGGCCATCTAAGCGCtcgcaaaataaattgcagCAAAAAGTACAtcaagaggaggaagacgaagagggggaagataACGACGAGGGGGATGAAGATGACGAGAAAGAGGGAAAACATAACCGTAGAAGTAAAGGCGCGGATGCGAAATATTCCAAAAAGTTTTCCAACTCAGGAGAcagcagaggaggaaaaacttACATGGATAACACCCCCACGTTCCGGAGAAATACCAATGATAATAACGAAGGGGGAATGAAaccgaaaaggaagaggcggaagaaaaaagaaatggaggAATACCGAGCGCGTTtattaaaagagaaaatgcAGCAACAAAATTCGTTGAGCAGCGTCTTAACCAAGACCAACAGTTTTAACAATCATAACAACGCCAATAATAGTAACGCTAATAATAGCAGCCACAATAATAGTAAcaataatagtaataataatgaaaacaACGCACAAGGAGAAGTTAAggtgaagaggagaaggggaagacccAAATTGAGCGAAGTTGCAGCCATGAACAATGCCAATGATAAGTCGAAACAAAATGAcataagaaaatattatagcAAAAATAGCGACCATCAAAGTATGAACAGGGGTGATGGCGGcgcagaaaatgaagaagaaaataaaaatgttcttaaattaattaataccTCTATACaggaaaataattcattcATGAAAAAATCACCAACCGAAATTATAGAGCTTGAAaagatttacaaaaataatattaaaaaaggcgTTACCTGTATCCCTTTAAATTACCAaagcagaggaggaggaatGGCACTTATATTAATAGGCACACAAACGACCTATGGCCCAGTAAAAAATACCTACGGATTTATGACCTTTCTCATTTTAGATTGTgattcaaataattttttcatcgaCACAGGCATGAAAAGTAACGCTATAGAATGCGAAAAGCACATGCAGTTGTTAATTAGCCCCGGTGATATGTACATGTTTAAAAACCAGAGTCAGGAGGTGGAGGTGCGGCTCTTGCTAATTGTGTGCAACAGAATGAACGAGCCGTTTGACGCGAAGCTGCATATAAAGGACCCAGAAATTAACGTCCACAAGTAG